The DNA region atcatcacaatcatcgacaccaacaacaacatcggaTTTAAAATTTGCACGACCAAATGTTTATGATACAAATTCCATTACGATAAATGGTTTAAATAGTAATCTGGAAAAATTACAATACATTTCCACGTTGATTGTACAATTATCAACTGTACGAGATATTACACAGGtaacacacactcacacacaatCGATTaccaatcaattgattttatcatgTTATCTCCATGTTATAGAAACAATCAGAACTTGCATTAGAATTATGtaatatttattatgattcaaATCCATTGGAACGTTTTCGTTATCTTTGTTTTCTATCCGATGAATTGTCCACAACTATTGATGTTGCTTCGCAAGCTAGTTCAAGTTTTCTGCAAACCCAGCAACGTCAAGAACCATATGATGCAGCATTACTGGTTGATCGCCTGCAAAAACAGATACGGCCACAATATTTGGATCTATTTCGACAAATATCACGACTGCCGATTGGAGTGAAATTTTTAGTCGATTTACGTAGCGATCTAATCACAGTGCTATCACATCCACAACTAGTTTCAGAATTGGGACCATCAAGTAAAGTTTATCtccgattattatcatcacaattatCCGATCTACTTTCATTGTGGTTTAATGCCGGTTTTCTTCGGCTTGAACGTGTAACATGGGATTCACCTACATCTATTTTACAAAAAGTaagttcgaaaaaaatgaattgaatcgaaattgaaaaatttttttaattttgttagATAACCGAATATGAAGCCGTTCATCCAATACGTAATTGGTTGGATCTAAAACATCGTCTTGGCCTATATCGTCGTTGTTATATGTTTTCACATTCATGTTTGCAAGGTGAACCATTGGTTATTTTGCATGTAGCACTGGTGCcatccatttcatcatcaatacaggtttcatttgtttactgtttgttgttgattaaaattttcaactttttttacGTTTTTAGGAAATCATTTGTCGAACAAATCTTCAACAaggtaatgataatgatattacCACcgccacatcatcatcaataacattgaatggatcattattatctgaagatcatcataaacatcaTGATGCATTAAGTTCACCAATAGATGGTCCCACCTCATCGTCAACAGTgacaacaatcattaatggaaaaacatttaaattacaatcattttCACGTTCACCAAAAGTACATCAACAGATTGAAGATCCAAATCTGGTTGATGCTgctgttttttattcaatatcatcaacacaaAAAGGTCTAAATGGTATTGATCTTGGTAATCAGCTAATTAAACAAGTGGCGGGTGGTCTAAAAGCTGAATTTCCATTAATGACACGATTCAGTTCACTGTCGCCTATACCAAATTTTACTGAATATTTACTCACAGCTATTCAAGCAATACAACGACAAGATGATTCAAAAGGTTTTCGTAAATTGTGGATGCGTTATTCTGATTATGAACGACTTTGCGGCATATTGGCCGTGAAAGATGAACAAACATTCTGGAATCGTCTGATACAATTATTACGTTCTGGTAATTGGATAACGGATCAGACATTGGTCGATTCATTTCGTGAACCATTAATGCGTATCTGTGCTCACTATTTGTATCACGAAAAACGTCGTGGTTATGCATTGAATCCAGTGGCAAATTTTCATATGAAAAATGGTGCCGTTATGTGGCGATTAAATTGGTTGGCCGATATATCAACACGTGGCCTTTCGAATTCTTGTGGAATGATGGTTAATTATCGATATTTTCTTGAACGCCACCATGAGAATAGCCAaatttatatgaatgaaaaaagaattataactggtgatcaatttgaaaaatggttaccataatcaatcaatcaatcatcaccttttttaatttgaatttaaattatgataaaaatttcaactttttttccaaaaaaaattgattttaaatcaCATGAAACTTaatttcgtgtgtgtgtgttgaaagTGTCTGTCGAATGTGAATACAAAAGAAGAAAGCGAGATGATCGAAATAGAAAATGTTTTCAGGTgggtctgtgtgtgtttgtgtttgtttgtttgtgacaaagaaaaagaaaaatgaaatgataaacacagagaaacaaacgaaaaaaaacaaaaacatgtgaaaataaataagtGTGTCTGTCGATATTGCtgatatttgtgtgtgtgtgtgtgtatgtgtgactttggtattcatcaaaaaagaaagaaagattGGAATGTGTGACATCTATTTAGAATCGAAAATTGTCGAAAACTGATATTTTAGTGTtcgggtgtgtgtgtgtgtttacaaaatttgacaaaaatgaatgtagaatgattatcgataaaagaaggagaaaaaaaatcagatgtGTGTAGTTGTCTCACTCTCGGtctgttgtttgtgtgtgccTCTTTGAATAAATTCGATTATCGATAATCGAATTCAATTATGTATGGTGTAAATTAGTAACCATACATAATGATCAGATCAgatatgaattttcaaacgaaacgaaaaaaaaaacaatgaaagaTAAATTATAAAACTAGATATATATGAGGaaggagagaaaaaaaaagataggaaaaaaaactttcatttcCATGTAATATTGTAGCCATTCCAAATTGGACTAGGTGCTAAATAGACACGATAACCACGATAGATGAAACCGACAGTTCCCTGATAACCGGTACGCGGTACGCCCGactaaataaaatcaaaattttgatttacttttttcgtgaaagaaataaaattctttttttctatatatatacctTAAAATCATCCATTAAGCCGAACATTTTGGCAgcttttttaaattgatccCTTGTTTCGTATTGTATACGAACCGAATATTTTGATGCAATTGGTGATCTTGTTGTCGCTGTTCCATTGTTGCCATTGACATTGCTATTGTCATGGCCATTGATTGAtggtcgttgtttttgtattaaatcattatcataaagAATAGGCAAACTTTTTATATCATACAATGAAATTAATCGACTATTATAGACTTGTTTTAAGaattcaacatcataattttcctgtggtagaaaaaaaaattgaatgaaatcatcaattattatttcaaatgtttataCATTTCTCACATACCTTTAAAAGATAAGATAGATTCATTTTAGTAAAAGGCacaaattcttcattcaattgaatgaattttaaatgtttttcgaaaaataaaCCACTAGAAATGAcaaaagagagagatagagaatgattattttcaattttaatgtaAGTTGAATAGATTCTACTTACTTGGAAACACCTTTTTTACCAAATGTACGTGTTCGTGATATTTCCGGTCGTATACAGGCTCGATTTCTTCTCTGTTCTGGTTCACGAATCCAATCATCCCAGAAACTagtgataataaaattcaaacaaattaaaattaaaaaattaatttcccatttatttttcaaaacttACGCTTTAGGCCATTTATGTTGAAATTCAAGCCAAAGATTTTTTGTCAACATCCAACCAAGACcgggaaaaaaatccgaaCGAAACAGTTTGGCTATATGAAATGAGATGGTTAGAgaaaattgatattttcaattataaaataaacacaTACTTGAATCTTCTTCAATCAACGATGatttaccattatcattccAAGCTGAGATACAATAAAGGCTAGGATCAGAACGTAGTATGGGATATAATGcaagaaaatattcaaaaaaatccgGCGCAATATCGAGATCATCTTCAACAATCAATACGGTATCATAATTCAACGTATTGAATGTATAATTTAATGCCCAACCATAATGGCGGCTAATTTTGTAATAacctttgaattttttctgattctttCCTTTCAATATGATATCAGATTGATCTGGTTGCTGTATGAATGTCAGCCTATCACCAtatgattcaattatttctCTTGTAGGTTCATGATTACAATCTTGGCTAACAACGATGGGAAATATTTCCGAATCATTACgatatttgaataattgttCCAAATTACGTTTGATTGTAATTCTATTGCAcgcaaataataatacacaGATAATGGGTTTCTaaacaaaagagaaaaatttatgaaaaaaaaatttaagaagaaaaaaaaatcatttcttaccttattcgatgattgatcaatcatcaatgaatttagcagtgttttatcattaatcACCTCATAAATagttttattcatcatttcggCTAATTTGCCAATAGTTTTGAGCAAACGTAACATCACTTCTGTTGATTTAGTTTGTTGATTGAGATCATGTTCAAGTGTTTCGATTTTTCTGgaaatatcatcaaaatcgataatttttgtttttgatttaattgtaAATTTGTCTGCTATTTCcgtttgttcattattatgag from Dermatophagoides farinae isolate YC_2012a chromosome 5, ASM2471394v1, whole genome shotgun sequence includes:
- the LOC124499142 gene encoding malonyl-CoA decarboxylase, mitochondrial; the protein is MLYHHHLACRSFIIVRGHHYSTNSLFKYHHLSRLFHLNHYQKKFHYSSLLSTLRRTLSSQSSTPTTTSDLKFARPNVYDTNSITINGLNSNLEKLQYISTLIVQLSTVRDITQKQSELALELCNIYYDSNPLERFRYLCFLSDELSTTIDVASQASSSFLQTQQRQEPYDAALLVDRLQKQIRPQYLDLFRQISRLPIGVKFLVDLRSDLITVLSHPQLVSELGPSSKVYLRLLSSQLSDLLSLWFNAGFLRLERVTWDSPTSILQKITEYEAVHPIRNWLDLKHRLGLYRRCYMFSHSCLQGEPLVILHVALVPSISSSIQEIICRTNLQQGNDNDITTATSSSITLNGSLLSEDHHKHHDALSSPIDGPTSSSTVTTIINGKTFKLQSFSRSPKVHQQIEDPNLVDAAVFYSISSTQKGLNGIDLGNQLIKQVAGGLKAEFPLMTRFSSLSPIPNFTEYLLTAIQAIQRQDDSKGFRKLWMRYSDYERLCGILAVKDEQTFWNRLIQLLRSGNWITDQTLVDSFREPLMRICAHYLYHEKRRGYALNPVANFHMKNGAVMWRLNWLADISTRGLSNSCGMMVNYRYFLERHHENSQIYMNEKRIITGDQFEKWLP
- the LOC124499449 gene encoding alpha-1,3-mannosyl-glycoprotein 2-beta-N-acetylglucosaminyltransferase; this translates as MRKKKLLLMGTLLFMGWCTIQLYLFVHKPQSQRLKSAFPWFIRSGYVNNTGDNDDNSINNIDHSSSSSSLSFLSSSSSSSSSSTFSQNNKSGGGGANSEKIIITDNNHNHSANNNVIFSVDGRKKVKNFTTPANTTTTITDHHSHNNEQTEIADKFTIKSKTKIIDFDDISRKIETLEHDLNQQTKSTEVMLRLLKTIGKLAEMMNKTIYEVINDKTLLNSLMIDQSSNKKPIICVLLFACNRITIKRNLEQLFKYRNDSEIFPIVVSQDCNHEPTREIIESYGDRLTFIQQPDQSDIILKGKNQKKFKGYYKISRHYGWALNYTFNTLNYDTVLIVEDDLDIAPDFFEYFLALYPILRSDPSLYCISAWNDNGKSSLIEEDSTKLFRSDFFPGLGWMLTKNLWLEFQHKWPKAFWDDWIREPEQRRNRACIRPEISRTRTFGKKGVSNGLFFEKHLKFIQLNEEFVPFTKMNLSYLLKENYDVEFLKQVYNSRLISLYDIKSLPILYDNDLIQKQRPSINGHDNSNVNGNNGTATTRSPIASKYSVRIQYETRDQFKKAAKMFGLMDDFKSGVPRTGYQGTVGFIYRGYRVYLAPSPIWNGYNITWK